DNA from Nitrospirota bacterium:
AATAGACACCAACACCCCGGGGTTCTACTCAACAACCGCACTGGCAAGGCTGCTTAAGGGGTCTGCAGATAGAGATACCTATGCTCTGATAGAAAAAGCCCTCGCTCAGGACCCTAAGAACATAGTCGCACAATACTGCGAAACCCTCTATATATTAATGGATCACGCACAAAAAAACACCCGTTAATAAAATATACTCAACCAGCGGTATTTCACTATTGTCCATATCATCGTCATGCCAAGGGAAAATGCCTTGAGCTTACTGCCGGTCACTGATGATTTTCCAACCCGCGGCTTATAATTAACGGGAATCTCGATCACATTGATCCCGTTAAGAATAATGAGTAACATCATTTCCACCCCAAAGTGAGAACTGCCAACCGTAAATTTAGCGACAATTTTATCTAAAGCCTTCTTTTTTATCAGCCTCATTGTGCAGCCGACATCAGTAAGCGTAGTTGTGTTAAAAAGAAATTCCATCATCTTTGCAACTGCCCAGTTTCCCCATCGTAAAAATAGCCCCATATTAGAGCCCTTCCATATAAGCACACTTGTTGTCCTTGTACCTAAGACCGCATCAAAATCCTCCGAATAGGCCAACAGTTTTCTGACATCGTGCCCGCTAAACGTCCCATCAGGCTCACTGATGATAATTATCTCCCCTGATGCTTCCTGAAAACCCCTCCTGATGGCATATCCATACCCCTGTTTTTGTTCAAAGACTTCCCTTGCGGCTGTCATTCCGACTTCCTCAGACGTGCCCGCTGCCGCATTATTATTCACAACCACTATTTCATCCACCACGCCGGAGCCGAAAAAATCCTCAATAGATTGCCGGATTGACCCTTTTTCATTGTACGTGGGCAAAATTACCGATACGGTCTTTCCATGCCACATTGCCTCTATTCCTTCCTCGCAACCACGACATTATGAGCAGCCAGCAGATTAAGTCCCGGCATTGCTTCAACACACTTCTCGATCAGCCTGAAAAAACCCATTAACCATTTTGGTGCAAAATCGGGGATAAATCCTTTTTTATATATCGCCCAACGATACCCCCCGCTCTCAAACGGTCCGGTCATCTCTGTCTGGGGAATCAGACGCTCCTCACCAGTGTCCTGGGGCACCCTCTTCATGATAATCCTCCAGTAGGGGTTCAGTGGGTTGTGGTCCCAAAGAACAATATATCCCCCCTTCTTAACCACGCGTTTCATCTCTTCAATCGTCTGCCTTACCTTCTCTTTTTCAGCCACATGATGGAGCGCAGCCACACAGACAGCCAGATCAAACACCTCGTTGTCAAAAGGCAAGTCGTAAGAGAGCCCTTTGACAGGCTGATACCCGTTGATACCATTTCTCATGGAGAGCATATTTTCTGAGCTGTCCAGACTGACCACGTCAAAACCTCTTTTTATCAGACCCTCTGATATCCTGCCGGTGCCGGAACAGACATCCAGTATCCTGCCGCTCCCCAGAAGGCCGGAAAGAAAGCGCATCCTTTTTCTAAAGTAGTGTTCCTCGACGTGGGCGGGGAGGACCTTATCATAACATTCTGCAACTGAATCGAAATGGTTCATTTTCATTCACCTGACTATTTCAAAAGACCGGCATATTGAACAGATCAGCGAAGATTGCACCAAAAGCAGAAGAGGATTTACCTGAGCAGCACACTCCTGTCATCGCAATGACCGTGTCGTGTAATTGGGGATATGGAGGGGTATATCCCCGCGATTCTTCTGATGCGCTCCCTCTATAAAAAGTTCCTGCGTAACCATCCAATAGTCTAAAAGTTTCTGTTATTATTGCAATCAATCATAAAACTGTCTCCTGCAACTCTTGTCCCGTCTACTCCTGTGGCCGTTGCCCGGAAACATGGGGTTGGGTTTGTGGCCGCACCAGCAAAATTAATATTTATCTCTATTCTATAACTGAAGAGTGCTCCAGTCGCCGGCCGAAAACGGGGCAGCACTGCCTGAATAAGAGGCACATTTGCATCGCGTATCGCCGTCGTTGAACCGGCAGCACCAATACTGCTGGTGGCGGTAGAGCAGACCCCTGCAGCCAAGGGTCGGTAGCAGCCGTTTTCAGCAAAAAACTGCTCTTCCAGCAGCCGCAGGTTTTCAAGATTTGTATAGGCTTCGGTCCTCGATGCACTTTTCTGCTGGCCAATGTAGGCCGGGATGCCAATTGCTGCCAATATGCCAATTATTGCGCAAACAATTAGGAGTTCAATCAGTGTAAGACCCTTTTTATTCATGTTCATCTCCTTACTAATAAATTATTCTGCTGCCATGCTCCTGAATGTATTATACGCCTCTATTGCCTTTTCATCATCGCCTTTTTCTTTATAAAGGAGCGCCAGATTGTAGTAGATATTTCTGCTTCTTTTTATTTTTTGTGCCTTCTCAAATGTTTCTATGGCCTTATCAGGCTGCCCGGCGCGTGCATATAACAGTCCGAGATTGAAGTACGAGGCGGTAACCGTGGGGTACAATCTGACAGCATCGCCATAGAACGTGCCTGCCTTTTCGCTTTCTCCAAGTTTTTCGTACGTTTTCCCGAGCTTGTTCAACAGGCTTAACCTCACCTTGGCAGTATAATCAATACGCAGCGATTCATGATAAAAGTTCGCTGCCAGATTATAATCCTTTTTCTGATAATAAATATCTCCGAGATGCAGAAAAACCTCTGGGTAAAGCAGACCGAGCGACATTGATTTTTCGAAAAGTTCGATTGCTTTACCAAAATCCCCTCTTTTTTTATAGACAATGCCCAGACCGGCATATCCCCTTGGATTGGAGGGCGATTTCGCGATCACATCCTTCCATACATGCTCATCAGAGGCCCATGCCACGTTTCTCTGATAGGTAAAGAACGACAGAGTCATAATCAGGAGCACAATAGCGGCTGGCTTAATTTTTTTCTGAGAGACCATCCAGTCAAACATCGCGGTAGCTGCAAGAAAAAAACCTATGGAGGGAAGATAGAGCCTGTGTTCGACAATAACCTCTTTTATCGGAATAACGGTTGATTCAATCGAAAGTGTCAGGAAGAACCAGATTATGCCAAACGATGCCAGTCTGTATTTCTTAAATAGCACCAGTGCGGATAAAAATAGCAGGATAAGAAAAGAAAAGGAGATTATCACGTCTGCGGAGAAAAATGTTCTGGAAACAGCATAGTCATAGTCGAGATGCTGCCTGATTGGAAGCACGAGAAGCCTTAGATACGTCATTATGACCCTGAACTGGGTATAGAGGTACTCTGACCTCGTAAAAGGGATCCGATCATCTTTTGTCACAGCATCAAAAATCTCGATCAGCTCAGAAGCTGACTTTGTGGGGACAAAGTTAAGTGTGCTTAGGGGAATTATCAGAATGGTCAGGAGCAGCGGCGCAAGATACAGGATTCGTTTTTTCATCCCGTCCCTGTTATCAAAAAAATACGCTTCAGAGAGTGCAAGCGCAACAGGAAGGGTGAAGGCTATCTCCTTTGTCTTCATAGCGCAGACGGTAAAAAACAGAGCTAATACATAATAATAGAGGTGTTTTTGAGCCAAAATCTTGGCCGAGTTAAGAAGCTCAAGACGTGCTTTAAGATAAAAGATGAGCGCAAGCAGATAAAACAAGGTTGCAAAAGAGGTATACCTCTGAACGATATAGCTTACTGCCTGGGTCTGGATCGGATGAGCAACAAAAATGAAGGCTGTTGAAAAAGCGATAAATTGAGATGATACCCGGGTAGCGGACAGGGCAGGCGTCAAAAATATCAGGTTTATAAAATAATAGACCAGT
Protein-coding regions in this window:
- a CDS encoding glycosyltransferase family 2 protein, which codes for MWHGKTVSVILPTYNEKGSIRQSIEDFFGSGVVDEIVVVNNNAAAGTSEEVGMTAAREVFEQKQGYGYAIRRGFQEASGEIIIISEPDGTFSGHDVRKLLAYSEDFDAVLGTRTTSVLIWKGSNMGLFLRWGNWAVAKMMEFLFNTTTLTDVGCTMRLIKKKALDKIVAKFTVGSSHFGVEMMLLIILNGINVIEIPVNYKPRVGKSSVTGSKLKAFSLGMTMIWTIVKYRWLSIFY
- a CDS encoding methyltransferase domain-containing protein translates to MNHFDSVAECYDKVLPAHVEEHYFRKRMRFLSGLLGSGRILDVCSGTGRISEGLIKRGFDVVSLDSSENMLSMRNGINGYQPVKGLSYDLPFDNEVFDLAVCVAALHHVAEKEKVRQTIEEMKRVVKKGGYIVLWDHNPLNPYWRIIMKRVPQDTGEERLIPQTEMTGPFESGGYRWAIYKKGFIPDFAPKWLMGFFRLIEKCVEAMPGLNLLAAHNVVVARKE
- a CDS encoding prepilin-type N-terminal cleavage/methylation domain-containing protein; protein product: MNKKGLTLIELLIVCAIIGILAAIGIPAYIGQQKSASRTEAYTNLENLRLLEEQFFAENGCYRPLAAGVCSTATSSIGAAGSTTAIRDANVPLIQAVLPRFRPATGALFSYRIEININFAGAATNPTPCFRATATGVDGTRVAGDSFMIDCNNNRNF
- a CDS encoding tetratricopeptide repeat protein, whose product is MDSAKSGFSLLALVGLCLLGTVIYSNSLNGEFVFDDHVSITYNPAVKSLGKALAGFSETRYLGNLSFALNYAVAGLIPFGYHVTNVLIHVMNALLVYYFINLIFLTPALSATRVSSQFIAFSTAFIFVAHPIQTQAVSYIVQRYTSFATLFYLLALIFYLKARLELLNSAKILAQKHLYYYVLALFFTVCAMKTKEIAFTLPVALALSEAYFFDNRDGMKKRILYLAPLLLTILIIPLSTLNFVPTKSASELIEIFDAVTKDDRIPFTRSEYLYTQFRVIMTYLRLLVLPIRQHLDYDYAVSRTFFSADVIISFSFLILLFLSALVLFKKYRLASFGIIWFFLTLSIESTVIPIKEVIVEHRLYLPSIGFFLAATAMFDWMVSQKKIKPAAIVLLIMTLSFFTYQRNVAWASDEHVWKDVIAKSPSNPRGYAGLGIVYKKRGDFGKAIELFEKSMSLGLLYPEVFLHLGDIYYQKKDYNLAANFYHESLRIDYTAKVRLSLLNKLGKTYEKLGESEKAGTFYGDAVRLYPTVTASYFNLGLLYARAGQPDKAIETFEKAQKIKRSRNIYYNLALLYKEKGDDEKAIEAYNTFRSMAAE